GTTGCCCTCACCGAGGGAAGCCCCTCACCCTAACCTTCTCCACTCAAGCGGGGCGAGGGGGAATGTGGTGCAAGGGAGAGAGAGCAGGGAGGTCAGCGTCATCGGCGCCGGGTTGGCCGGGTGCGAGGCGGCGCTGCAGTGTGCGCGTCGCGGTGTCCCGGTGCGACTCTACGAGATGCGGCCGACGAAGATGACGGAGGCGCACCAGACCGGCGACGTGGCCGAGCTCGTCTGCTCCAACTCGCTGAAATCGGACGAGCCGGAGAATGCGCATGGTCTGCTCAAGGCGGAGTTGCGGATACTGGGTTCGGTTCTGCTTGAATGCGCTGAGCGCGCGCGGGTTCCGGGAGGCAAGGCGCTGGTGGTGGACCGGCGACTGTTCTCGACCGAGGTGCAGTCCGAGTTGTCACGCGCCGGGGTAAGCGTCGAGCGGGTCGAGGTTAGTTCATTGCCGGTCGCAGACTCGCTATACCGTCCGCGATTCGGGCTGTCCGACCCGCACCAACCCACGGTGGATCTCGGGACTGACGTTGATCGTTCATCGTTCATCGTTCATCGTTCGTCAGGACGCGCCGACGATGTTACTGTCATCGCCACTGGACCGCTGACCTCGTCACTCATGGCTGATGCGCTGCAGGCGTTGCTCGGGACGGAGCACCTGTTCTTCTACGACGCAATCGCGCCGATAGTTGAAGCGGATTCGTTGGACAGGTCTCGGGTCTTCGAGGGTTCTCGCTACGGTGCGGGATCGGACTATTTGAACTGCCCGATGACCGAAGAGGATTACGACCGGTTCATCACGGCGCTGCTGGAGGCGGAGCTGCATCCGCTGCATGAGTTTGAGGAGAACGCCTTGGGAAAACAGGGGACAGTCCCTCAGAGCGCCTGCGTCGAACTCGGCGCGGGACAGTCCCCGTTTTCCGAGACCCATGAGCAAGGACTAGGGACCAAGAACAAAGAACCCAGGACCTTCTTTGAAGGTTGTCTGCCGGTCGAGGAGATTGCACGCAGAGGCAGGCTGGCGCTGGCGTTCGGTCCGATGAAGCCGGTTGGGCTGGTTGATCCGCACACAGGTATGAGGCCATTCGCAGTGGTTCAGCTCCGGCGCGAGAACGCTGAAGGCACAATGTACAACCTGGTTGGTTTCCAGACGCGATTGAGGCAGGGAGAGCAGGAGCGCGTGTTCAGGACGATTCCGGGCCTTGAGCACGCCGCGTTCTTGCGCTTCGGCAGCATTCACCGCAACACTTTTCTCGACTCGCCGAGGCTGCTGTTGCCGACGCTGCAGGCCAGAGCAAGACCGGAATTGCTCATTGCCGGTCAGTTGACCGGCGTCGAAGGCTACGTGGAATCAATTGGTGCTGGACTGGTTGCGGGAATCAACGCAGCGCGCCTGGCCAGTGGCGGCGAGCCCCAGAAACTGCCGCGGGAGATGATGTTGGGGAGTTTGCTGGCTTGCGTCAGCGGCGGCGATTTGGCGAAGCAGGCCGAAGTGGGGACAGCCCCCGTTTCGGTGAGCTCGGCGCTCGCTGTCGGACAGTTGCGAAGCGTCGCGGATGTGTCCCCATCTTTCCAACCGATGAACGCGAACTTCGGGTTGCTGCCGCCTCTCAGTGCTGGCACAGGACACGCTCATGCCCCTCGGCTGCGAGGGCGCGACAAGCGCCGGGCGATGGCCGAACGGGCACTAGCCACAGCCCGCGAGTTTGCCTTGACTCTCGTGGATAAAAGAGGATGATTCCCCTTCACAAATAGAGAGGACATGGTTATGACTAACTTGAAGTCATTGCCCGAGAAAGCGACCGAGATGCTCGGCTGGTCTTGGCCGCAGTTCGAGACCTACTACAGCGAACTGGCCAAGCGCAAGCTGACGCAGGTGACGCTTGAGGATTTCCTGGATGACTGGACCCGGTTCCACGACCGGTTGGACGAGGTCGGGACTCGATTGAGCATCGCCAAGGACGTGAACACGGCCGACACGGAGGCCGAGCGGAAGTTCAACCGTTTCCTCGAGGAGATTTATCCGAAGTCACAGGAGGCGGAGCAGAAGCTCAAGACCAGGTTCCTCAACAGCGGACTCCAGCAGAAGGGGTTCGAGCGACCACTGCGCCGAATGCAGGCCGACGCCGCGATTTTCCGCGAGGCGAACCTGCCGCTTCAGGTCGAGGACGCCAAGCTCGGCACCGAGTACGGCAAGATTACCGGCAGCCAGACCGTGGAGTGGGATGGACAAGAGATCACGGTCACGCAGTTGCGGCCGGTCCTGATGGAGACCGACCGGGCGCGGCGCGAGAAAGCCTGGCGGTTGTCGGCAGAGCGGCAACTGAAGGACAGGGATAAGCTCAACGACTTGTGGCAGAAGTTCCTCAAGCTCAGGCTGCAAATGTCGGCCAACGCCGGTTTCGCCGACTATCGCTCGTTCCGCTGGCAGGAGATGTACCGCTTCGACTACACGCCGCAGAACTGCCGGCAGTTCCGGCTGGCGATCGAGAAGGCCGTTGTTCCCGCGGCTGCGCGCATCTACGAGCGGCGCGCAAAGCAGCTCGGACTTGCGGCCCTGAAGCCCTGGGACCAGGACGTCGACCCGCTCGGCCGCGCGCCGCTGGCGCCATTCAAGAACGGGGACGAGTTCAAGGCCGGGGTTCATTCCATCCTGACGCGGGTCGACCCGCATGTCGGCGGCTACTTCCGGACGATGATGAACGAGGGCACGCTCGACCTCGAAAACCGGAAGAACAAGGCGCCCGGGGGCTACTGTGCAACCTATGATGCCGCGAAGCTGCCGTTCATCTTCATGAACGCCGTGGGGCTGCATGGCGACGTCATGACCCTCATTCACGAGAGCGGCCACGCGACCCACAGTTTCGAGACGCGCCGCCTGCCCTGGTTCCAGCAGCGCCACGCCGGTCTCGAATTCGCCGAGGTCGCCTCGATGGGCATGGAGCTGCTGGCGACGCCGTACCTGGCAAAGTCAAAGGGCGGGTTCTATTCCGAAGAAGAGGCTGAACGTGCGCTGACCGAGAACCTTGAGAAGGACGTCCAGTTCTGGCCCTACATGGCCGTGGTCGACGGGTTCCAGCAGTGGGTGTACGAGAATCCGCAGGCCGCAATGGAGCCGGCGAACTGCGACCGGCAGTGGACTGAGCTCTGGAACCGGCTGATGACGGGCGTGGACTGGAGCGGATTCGAGGACGTGGTCGCGACCGGTTGGCATCGCAAGCTCCACATCTTCCTGGCGCCGTTCTACTATGTCGAATACGGGCTTGCCCAGCTGGGTGCGTGCCAGGTCTGGGCCAACGCTCAGAAGGACGAAGCCGCCGCAGTTGCCTCGTACCGCAAGGCGCTCGCGCTCGGCGGCACGCAGTCGTTGCCCGAGCTCTACGCGGCGGCCGGGGCGAAGTTCGCCTTCGACTCCGAAACGCTCGGCGCGGTCATCGGCCTCATCGAGGGGAGACTTGCCGCAGCCTGAGGGTCGCGGTTCAACTCAGCCAAGTCGGGCCCATAGTTCTGAAATGCCAGACATTCGATTGCGGATGCTGCCCGCGACGTTCGACTCCGGAGCGCGCCGGCGGGCGTTCTGCTGTTGCCGCTCAGGTCGGAACCAACGACTACAACGTCGCAGCCTGGGGAGAGTCCGATAATGGCGACAAGGCGTCCGCTTAACCCGTTTCGCCGCGCCGACGGGACGATCCAAGTGTCGGAGCAGTTGATAGAGGCTGCACACCAAGGGTCCGATGAGGTGCTGCGCGGACTCGGCACTTCCCCTCAGGGCCTGAGCGGTGAAGAGGCCCAACGGCGACTTGACGAGCACGGCCCGAACACGGCGGTGGAGCAGCCACATTTCCGGTACCTTCGTCTTTTCGTCCGCTGCTTGATTAACCCCCTGGTAATTCTGCTGGGCGTTCTCGCGACCATCTCCTTCGTCACCAGGGACCTGCGCGCGGGCACCGTGATGTGCGTGATGATTGCTCTGGGCGTGATTCTGAAGTTCGTCCAGGAGGCACGTGCCGATGCGGCCGCGGCCCGGCTCAAGGCGATGATCAGCATCACAACCGCGGTTCTGCGCGACGGGCAGACCCGCGAGCTGCCGGTGCGCGACCTCGTTCCCGGCGACATCGTGGTGCTCGCGGCCGGGGACATGATCCCGGCCGACGTGCGGCTGCTTACGGCCAAAGACCTGTTCGTGATTCAGAGCACGCTCACGGGCGAATCCATGCCGGTGGAGAAGGCCGAGGCGGTCGAAAACGGGTCAATCACCGCGCCGCTGGAACTGCGGAACCTCTGCTATCAGGGCACGAGCGTGGAAAGCGGCAGCGCAACGGCCGTGGTCGTGACTACCGGCCGCAAGACGTATCTGGGGTCAATGGCCAGTACCATTGTCGCCCCGCAGGCTCCTACCAGCTTTGACCGCGGCATCGGCAGGTTCACATGGCTGATGATCCGGTTCATGTTCATAATGGTGCCGGTCGTCTTCCTCATCAACGGCTTCGTCAAGCATGACTGGGGCGCTGCGTTCCTCTTCGCTCTCGCCGTGGCAGTCGGCCTGACGCCGGAGATGCTGCCGATGATTGTGACCGTCTGCCTCTCGCGGGGCTCGATCGCCATGTCCCGGCAGAAGGTAATAGTCAAGCGACTGAACTCGATCCAGAACTTCGGGGCGATGGACATCCTCTGCACCGACAAGACCGGCACGCTGACGATGGACCGTGTCGTGCTCGAGCAGCACTGCGACGTAGGGCTGAAAGAGGACGATACGGTGCTCGAGATGGCGTTTCTAAACAGCCACTTCCAGACCGGGCTCCGGAATATCCTGGACCGCGCAATTCTCAAGTACACGGAGAATCAGGCGAGCCTCCAGGTCGCCCAACTGGAGAAAGTGGACGAGATTCCCTTTGACTTCGCCCGCCGCCTGATGTCGGTCGTCGTTCGCCTCCGCAACGGCAAGAACCAGCTCATCTGCAAAGGAGCGCCCGAGGCCGTTTTCCCGCGTTGTTCATACTACGAGCTGAACGGCGAGGTCTATCCGATCGCGCCATTTCTGATTGATGATTTGAAGGAGGAGTACGAACGCCTGAGCAGCGACGGATTCCGGGTGCTGGCCGTCGCGTACCGCAACATGAACCCGCGCGCCGCCTACACCAAGGACGACGAGAACAACATGGTGTTGAAGGGCTACATGGCTTTCCTTGACCCGCCCAAGGAGTCGACACAAAGGGCGATTGAGGCGCTCAAACAGCACGGCGTTACGGTCAAAATCCTGACCGGCGACAACGACCTCGTGAGCCGCAATGTCTGCCACCAGGTAGGCATTCCCACTGACAACGTTCTACTCGGGCCGGCCGTGGAGGCAATGTCGGATGAGGAGCTGGCCGGCAAAGTCGAGGCCGTGACGCTTTTCGCCCGGTTGTCGCCGGCGCACAAACAGCGCGTGATCCGCGCGCTCCAAAGGAAGAAGCACGTCGTGGGATTCCTCGGCGACGGCATCAACGACGCCCCGGCCTTGCGCGCCGCCGACGTCGGCATCTCCGTGGATACCGCGGTGGATATTGCCCGGGAATCCGCCGATGTCATCCTGCTCGACAAGGACCTGCTCGTACTCGAGCGGGGCGTGCTCGAAGGTCGCAAGGTCTTTGCCAACATCCTGAAGTACGTGCGCATGGGCGCCAGCTCGAATTTCGGCAACATGTTCAGCGTGCTGGGTGCGAGCGCCTGGCTGCCGTTCCTGCCCATGGCGCCGATCCAGATCCTCACCAACAACCTGCTTTACGATTTCTCTCAGCTTCCCATTCCCGCCGACAACGTGGACCCCGAGCAGGTTACGCGACCCCGGCCCTGGTCGATGAGCGAGATCACGCGCTTCATCGTCCTTATCGGCCCCTGCAGTTCGATATTCGACTACACAACCTTCCTGATGATGTATTTCCTCTTCCACTGCAAGACCCTGGCGCAGGCACCAATGTTCCAGACCGGCTGGTTCGTAGAGTCGCTGCTCACCCAGACGCTCATCATCCACGTGATTCGTACGAACAAACTCCCGTTCATTGAGAGCCGTGCGAGCAATGCCCTCACGCTTACGACCCTGGCGGTGATGGCAGTCGGCGTATATCTGCCATTCTCACCGATAGCCGGGGCGTTGGGCTTCGTGCGACTGCCGCCGCTTTACTGGCCGTTGCTCGCGCTGACCCTCGTGTGCTACATTCTCCTGACGCAGGGCGTGAAGCGCCTGCTGCTCAGCAAGAAATGGATAGAGGCAGCGGCAGGGTAGCCTCGCTTTGCCGCCGACAGACCTCCGCCCGCTGCCCGTCCTCCCGACATTGTTTGACAAGCAACTGACACGGTCTAGGATTCTCGCGTGAAGCATGTGTTCCGAGGCTTGGCCGTCATCGTGGTGCTTGTCCTCCTGGCGCAGGCTTGGAATTCGCCCGTGCTCTGGAACGTCTGCAACTCCGCGGCCGTATCGGGTGGTACAATCGTGGTCGATGCGGATTGCATCGATTCCATCCGGCCGCCGGCCGGCGATTTCGCGCTGCGGGTTTTCTACTCAAGCGACAGTGAGGCGACGTGGCAGCAGGCGTCGATGGACGCGGTCGCGCAACCGGGCTACGACAGCACGTACGAGGGCAGGTTCCCCGCGCCCGCGGCGGGAATGGTCTATTACTACGTGCGTGCGGACAACGGCACCAACTACGGCACCGAGTCACCGGTGAACACTGCCGACGCCTGGCCCGTGCCCGACAACCTGCTGGCCGAGACGGCACTGGAAGGAACCGGGGACACCATGAACAACCCGGACGGCGAGTGGCTTGACCTGACCAGTTGCGCCATGGGGTACTCGGCCGGCTACATCTACGCCCGGCTAACCAACCACTACACGTCCTGGCCGACCAGCGGCGGGCTGTTCGGGCCCTGGTACGTCTACTCGGCAGGTTTCTGGAACTCCGAGGCCTCGACCCGCGACACGCTCGGTTACACGATGACCCATGTTAACGTCCTGTCCTACACCGACGGACTCTACGAGCTCAATCGCTACGAGAGCACCTACACGCGGATCGGCGACATCGACATCCAGACCTCGGGCAACCGGCTGATCATGCGCTGCAAGATATCCGACCTCGCCGCACGGCCCGGATTCCAGCCGTGGCCCAACCAGTGCGGGTATCTTTGCGGTGCCAAGGGCGACGCCCGCACCGCCAATCTGTCACTGCAGAGCAAGGATAACGACACAACCAACGCAGCCCGCTTCTACATCAACCGCACGCCTCGCCTGGTCGTCGGGCAGAACAAGCCGCCGGCCCTGACCAACTCGCGGGTGATACCCCAGAGCGGTCCGTTGGGAACCGCGTTCTGGTTCTCGACCCGCTACTCGGACGCGGACTCCAACCTGCCGGTGCTGCACGCGGTGGTCATTGATGGCGAGACGATAGCACTCAAGCCGACCCATCACCAATACTGGGGCCCGGACGTGTTCGACTGCCACGACAGCGGCTTTGCGGTTGGCCCGCACCATTTCCAGTTCGTGTTCAGCGACGGCGCAGCCCTCGTCGCAAGCACGCCGGACACGTTCCTCGTGACCGCCGGTGCGGTTGCTGAAGTCGAGAAGTCCGGCTCGGCGCGTTTCTCGGTCGAGCCAAACCCGTTCCACGGCACGACCGTGGTGAGCATGGCGGGCTCTCAACCGCGGACACTGGCCATCTGCGATGTCCAGGGACGGACAATCCGCTCGATACCGGCCCGGTCCCCGGCTCTTCAATTGGACCTGCGGTCGTTTCCAGCCGGAGTCTACTTCCTGCGCGCGGACGGCTCGTCCCAGCGCCGGCTGCTGGTGAAACTCGGCCGGTAAACGCGAGCCGATCCCGCTTGACTTCGGCCGATTCCGGCCGAAAATCGCTTGACGGGCAAGCATAGTAGCGGATGCTTATTAAGAAAGGAGTGAACCCATGATCAAAGAGTTCAAAGAGTTCATCATGCGCGGGAACGTGATGGACATGGCCGTCGGTATCATCATCGGCGCCGCGTTCGGTACGATCGTCAGCTCGCTGGTGAACGACGTCATCATGCCGCCCATCGGTCTGCTGTTGGGCAAGGTCGACTTCTCGAACATGTTCGCCGTACTCAAGCAGGGCGCGACACCGGGTCCGTACGCCTCGGTGGCAGCAGCCAAGGCGGCGGGAGCGGTAACGCTCAACTTCGGCGTGTTCGTCAACACCATCATAAATTTCGTCATCGTCGGCTTCGCCATCTTCATGTTGGTCAAAGGCGTCAATCAACTCAAGCGGCCCAAGCCGGCCCCGGCCGCCGCGCCGACCACGAAGGACTGTCCGCACTGCTTCTCGTCGATACCCATCAAGGCGACGCGCTGCCCGAACTGCACGTCTGAACTGACGGCATAGCGTCCGAACCCGCCGGATAGGAGAAGACATGACCCGTATAGGGATAGCGTTGGCTCTTGTGGCGACCCTGGCTGCGGCCACGCCCTGGAACCTCGCGGCCGACGCCAACCTGACGCTCAACCAGAACGCCTACACCAACAACTGGGGCGGCGGCGCGACCGGCCTGCTTGCCTATGCCCTCAACTCCAACTCGCTGGCCGAGAAGCAGCTCAACTCGAAGATGAACACCCGAAGTACCCTGAAGCTCGCTTTCGGCCAGACCTCGACCCAGGATACGTCTGGTAACTGGGGCGCGCTGGTGAAGTCGACCGACGAGATTGACCTCGAATCGGTGCTCCGTTTCACCCTCGGCTTCGTCGTGGACCCCTTCGCAAGCGCCGAGGTCCAGAGCCAGTTCTGGGACAAGAGCGACGCGACTCTGAGCCGATACTTCAATCCAATGGACCTGAACGAAGGGCTCGGTCTCGCCCGGCAGATTGTGAAACACGATAAGACCGAACTCGTGAGCCGGCTCGGTTTCGGCCTCAAACAGAAGTTCGACCGCCAGGCGCTGGTGGTGGATACTTTTGGCCTGGTAGCAGATCGCGAGAACCGCAGCAGCAACTACGGCGGTATTACCTTCGCGACTGACTTCACAACGCCGCTGGCGCAGGAGAAGATTCTCTACACCAGCAAGCTGACCTTGTTCCAGGCCCTGTTCTACTCCGAGGCGTCCATGCACACGGGCTCCACTGCCGATTACTGGAAGGCGCTCGACGTCGGCTGGGAGAACGTCTTCGCCGTCAGCGTTACCAAGGTGCTGATGGTCAACCTCGACGCGCAGTTGCTGTATGACAAGGAGATAGACACGAAGGTCCGTCTCAAGGAAACGCTGGCGCTGGGACTGACCTGCAAGCTCATCTAGATTCGCGCGCACGGGAAACGTCATGTGGCGGGGGTTCTCCCCGCCGCTTTGTTGGGCAGTGCCTTCGCGCGTATGTTGGCAGAATGACCAATTCTCAAGCCCCAATTCCCAATCAAGCCCCAGTACTCAATGACGAGCTTCAGCCCTCCTGCCCGGTCACTCGTGCTTGAATGGTCATTGGTGCTTGGTCATTGGGACTTCAGGCGGGCCTGCGATTCTTGCCGGGCGTCCTGCCTGTCGCTATGATAAGGAAATGAAAGGCAGAATCGAGCTGGAGCTGCACGAGCCGAATCAGCTCTTTAACTCGATGGACCCGTCGCCATTCGTCGACCGGGACCTCGACGGCGACGCCGAAGAGTTCATCCTCAATTGGGCGCAGGAGTATGCGCACCGGGACCCGCTGTCACTGACCATCCACCTTGAGCACATGCCGGCCGAGAACCCGACCGCATGGATGGCCGAGGCCGTGCACAACTTCTTCGGGTACCGGGCCAGACTGAACCGGCTCGCGTTCCGACGCCTGATGGACGACGGCCGAACCAGCCTGATGGTGGGGCTTGCGTTTCTCGCCGGCTGCCTCGCTATCCGCAACCTGGTGCTCGGCCACACGGCCGGCGCCTGGGCCGCGCTCCTGCGTGAGATTCTGACCGTCGCCGGCTGGGTTGCGATGTGGCGGCCGGTTCAGATCTACCTCCACGAATGGTGGCCGCTGTGGCGCAGAGGTCGGGTGCTTACGCGGCTGAGCAAGATGCCGGTCGAGGTCGTCCAGAAGAAACCCGGGACCGCGTTTGCGGCTCCCGGCGAGCTACCGAAGTGAAGAGGCTCACATGGGGGCCGCGCTTCTGGTTTGTCGTCTCGGCAGTGCTGGCGCTGGCACTCGACCAGGTCTCGAAATGGTTGGTCCGCGCGCACTTGACCCCACACGTACCGCAACGCGTCTTTGGCGAGACGCTCAGGTTCATCCTGACCAACAACGAGCACGGTCTGTTTGGAATTTCCTACGGCGCGCCCTGGATGCACTACGCGCTGCCGCTGGTGGTCGTCGTCCTAGTGATTTACCTTGCGTGGCGCAGTCCCGACCGATGGACCGGCATCGGGCTCGGGCTGGTGCTCGGCGGCGGCGTCAGCAACAACCTGATTGACCGGGTGCGCTTTGGGTCGGTCGTAGACTTCATTGACATGGGCACGCGGACCTGGCGCTGGTACACGTACAACCTCGCCGATGCATTTGCGGTGGCCGGGGTTATCATGATCCTCACGCACGAATTCCTCGGTTGGGGCAGGCGCAAGCCCGCCGCAACTGCCGATTCGAAGGCAGGCAAACCGTCGCCGCCAGGTCCCGGGTAGGGCTGGTCGTAGGTAGTGAGCGTCGGAAAGGAGAGCGAATGAAACAAGAGAGCGTGATGAGGTTCGTTCAGCAGCGTTGGTCCGTGCGGGTGATAGGGCTTTCAGTCGTTTTCGTGCTGGTGATAGCAGGGTTGACGTGCCACAAGGCTTCGAGTGGCTGGGATAGCTTCGACGAGAACACGATCGAGCAGGACCTGGCCGTCGTCGATTCGGCAAACGTCGTCTACTGGGCACAACTGGCCGCCGGCCACCGTGACTCGGCGGTGCTGCAGGCGCAGGCGGTGTTGTTCGCCCACCCGGGCACTGACACTGTGCAGGTCGCGCCGGACAGCACGGTCTGGGTCTTCTTCGCCAACGGCCTTGAGACCGGTCTGGGTGAACTGGCTGGGGATTCGACCTCCGCGCGTGGCGGAACTCCGGGTTCGAACGCGCAGCCGGTCAAGATTGCTTCCGGGACGCCCGGCGGCGACATCTATCGGGCCGCGACATTCGTCGTGCCGTTCAGCGATGAACTGCTGGGCACGGAGGAGGCTGCCGATACCGTCAGCAGACGGCTTGAGCGACTCCGAAACTGGGGTTCTACCAGCACTTATCTTGACACGTTCGTCACGGTTGAGAATGCCCGTGCCCTGATTCATGGTCAGTCTCCGGTGCTCTTCTGGGCCGGACACGGAATGCTGTTGCCCGTCGAAAGAGGCGGCAGGTTGTGCACCGAAGGACTCCTGACCGGCAAGCCGTACAGCCGGGTCGAACTGGCCAAGGCCGCAGCGAACGAGTACAGAAGCTATCTTCATCCGGGCCAGGGGAAGCCACGGCAGGCCGCCGCGTTTCACAGCAAGGTGTGGGGCGAGGGCTACATGGTCATCCTGCCTCCGTTCATCCGCGCCTACGGCGACTTCAGCGCCTGGAACCTGTCCGGCAACTACAACTACACCAAGACCATCGTCTACCTCGACTGCTGCTGCAGCGCCTGTGGAGAAGCGAATGGCTCGCACTCGGATCTGATTCAGTCGTTCCTGGATGTCGGAGCTGACCTGGTCTGCGGTTGGGACTGGTCGGTTCATGACGGATTCGCGGAAAACCTCGATACCATGTTCTTCAATCGTCTGTGCGACACGTTTCTGCCGAAAGAGGCCGAGAGGGCTCTGGGTAACACGACCGATCCGGTTCCGATCGGGCCGAGGTGCGCGACACTCAAGGTAACGGGGGACACGTTGGTCATGGTCGAACCCGTCCTGCTGGCCCAGAAGAACGGTGCGCTCTGGCGCGCCGACCAGGTGATAGTCGAAAGCACGGCCAGATTCCTTAACGCCCGTGGCGACCTGTACACCCAGAGCGGGAATTACTACGCCAGCCTGTACGTCCTCTTCCCACCTGCGGCGCGCACATACGACCCGACGATCGACAGCGCGTCCATCGAATGGGATGACCAGAGTACCATGCGGGACTACCGGGTTCAGAGAGGCGATAAGGGCGTGAGCGGTGTCATCAAGATTGACCAGTTGGGAAGCCATGTCATCATGGGTACTTTTTCGGGAACGCTCGGCTGGTGGTCGGCGGAGCACGACCCTACGAAGGACCCGCCCGACGACGTCGTCGAGCTGACCGACGGTAGGATCAAGTTCACCGGCAAGATGCAGGTGAGCAAGTGAGGCTGCGGACTTCCGTGGTCGGCAACACGCGCTGGTACACGTACAACCTCGCCGATGCATTTGCGGTGGCCGGGGTTATCATGATCCTCGCGCACGGATTTCTCGGCTGGGGCCGGGCCAAGTCCCCGGCTGCGACGTCTTCGCAGGCTACACGTCCGGATGACGATTCATCTGCGTGATTCTCGGATACTCCTCTCCGAATCCCCAATTCTGGATTCTGGTTTCTGCGTTCTGAATTCTGACTTGTCCGGGCATCAATGCCGGGCCCGATAGTCATCGTCGCGCCCGACCCGTGCTGGCCGCAGTGGTTCAACGAAGAAAGCGTGCTCGTTCGCGCCGCCTTGGGCAAGAGCCTGCTCGGCCTCGAACACGTCGGCAGCACCTCGGTGCCC
This DNA window, taken from bacterium, encodes the following:
- the mscL gene encoding large conductance mechanosensitive channel protein MscL; protein product: MIKEFKEFIMRGNVMDMAVGIIIGAAFGTIVSSLVNDVIMPPIGLLLGKVDFSNMFAVLKQGATPGPYASVAAAKAAGAVTLNFGVFVNTIINFVIVGFAIFMLVKGVNQLKRPKPAPAAAPTTKDCPHCFSSIPIKATRCPNCTSELTA
- a CDS encoding M3 family oligoendopeptidase, with product MTNLKSLPEKATEMLGWSWPQFETYYSELAKRKLTQVTLEDFLDDWTRFHDRLDEVGTRLSIAKDVNTADTEAERKFNRFLEEIYPKSQEAEQKLKTRFLNSGLQQKGFERPLRRMQADAAIFREANLPLQVEDAKLGTEYGKITGSQTVEWDGQEITVTQLRPVLMETDRARREKAWRLSAERQLKDRDKLNDLWQKFLKLRLQMSANAGFADYRSFRWQEMYRFDYTPQNCRQFRLAIEKAVVPAAARIYERRAKQLGLAALKPWDQDVDPLGRAPLAPFKNGDEFKAGVHSILTRVDPHVGGYFRTMMNEGTLDLENRKNKAPGGYCATYDAAKLPFIFMNAVGLHGDVMTLIHESGHATHSFETRRLPWFQQRHAGLEFAEVASMGMELLATPYLAKSKGGFYSEEEAERALTENLEKDVQFWPYMAVVDGFQQWVYENPQAAMEPANCDRQWTELWNRLMTGVDWSGFEDVVATGWHRKLHIFLAPFYYVEYGLAQLGACQVWANAQKDEAAAVASYRKALALGGTQSLPELYAAAGAKFAFDSETLGAVIGLIEGRLAAA
- a CDS encoding T9SS type A sorting domain-containing protein, coding for MKHVFRGLAVIVVLVLLAQAWNSPVLWNVCNSAAVSGGTIVVDADCIDSIRPPAGDFALRVFYSSDSEATWQQASMDAVAQPGYDSTYEGRFPAPAAGMVYYYVRADNGTNYGTESPVNTADAWPVPDNLLAETALEGTGDTMNNPDGEWLDLTSCAMGYSAGYIYARLTNHYTSWPTSGGLFGPWYVYSAGFWNSEASTRDTLGYTMTHVNVLSYTDGLYELNRYESTYTRIGDIDIQTSGNRLIMRCKISDLAARPGFQPWPNQCGYLCGAKGDARTANLSLQSKDNDTTNAARFYINRTPRLVVGQNKPPALTNSRVIPQSGPLGTAFWFSTRYSDADSNLPVLHAVVIDGETIALKPTHHQYWGPDVFDCHDSGFAVGPHHFQFVFSDGAALVASTPDTFLVTAGAVAEVEKSGSARFSVEPNPFHGTTVVSMAGSQPRTLAICDVQGRTIRSIPARSPALQLDLRSFPAGVYFLRADGSSQRRLLVKLGR
- a CDS encoding DUF3078 domain-containing protein — protein: MTRIGIALALVATLAAATPWNLAADANLTLNQNAYTNNWGGGATGLLAYALNSNSLAEKQLNSKMNTRSTLKLAFGQTSTQDTSGNWGALVKSTDEIDLESVLRFTLGFVVDPFASAEVQSQFWDKSDATLSRYFNPMDLNEGLGLARQIVKHDKTELVSRLGFGLKQKFDRQALVVDTFGLVADRENRSSNYGGITFATDFTTPLAQEKILYTSKLTLFQALFYSEASMHTGSTADYWKALDVGWENVFAVSVTKVLMVNLDAQLLYDKEIDTKVRLKETLALGLTCKLI
- the mgtA gene encoding magnesium-translocating P-type ATPase is translated as MATRRPLNPFRRADGTIQVSEQLIEAAHQGSDEVLRGLGTSPQGLSGEEAQRRLDEHGPNTAVEQPHFRYLRLFVRCLINPLVILLGVLATISFVTRDLRAGTVMCVMIALGVILKFVQEARADAAAARLKAMISITTAVLRDGQTRELPVRDLVPGDIVVLAAGDMIPADVRLLTAKDLFVIQSTLTGESMPVEKAEAVENGSITAPLELRNLCYQGTSVESGSATAVVVTTGRKTYLGSMASTIVAPQAPTSFDRGIGRFTWLMIRFMFIMVPVVFLINGFVKHDWGAAFLFALAVAVGLTPEMLPMIVTVCLSRGSIAMSRQKVIVKRLNSIQNFGAMDILCTDKTGTLTMDRVVLEQHCDVGLKEDDTVLEMAFLNSHFQTGLRNILDRAILKYTENQASLQVAQLEKVDEIPFDFARRLMSVVVRLRNGKNQLICKGAPEAVFPRCSYYELNGEVYPIAPFLIDDLKEEYERLSSDGFRVLAVAYRNMNPRAAYTKDDENNMVLKGYMAFLDPPKESTQRAIEALKQHGVTVKILTGDNDLVSRNVCHQVGIPTDNVLLGPAVEAMSDEELAGKVEAVTLFARLSPAHKQRVIRALQRKKHVVGFLGDGINDAPALRAADVGISVDTAVDIARESADVILLDKDLLVLERGVLEGRKVFANILKYVRMGASSNFGNMFSVLGASAWLPFLPMAPIQILTNNLLYDFSQLPIPADNVDPEQVTRPRPWSMSEITRFIVLIGPCSSIFDYTTFLMMYFLFHCKTLAQAPMFQTGWFVESLLTQTLIIHVIRTNKLPFIESRASNALTLTTLAVMAVGVYLPFSPIAGALGFVRLPPLYWPLLALTLVCYILLTQGVKRLLLSKKWIEAAAG
- the trmFO gene encoding methylenetetrahydrofolate--tRNA-(uracil(54)-C(5))-methyltransferase (FADH(2)-oxidizing) TrmFO; this translates as MQGRESREVSVIGAGLAGCEAALQCARRGVPVRLYEMRPTKMTEAHQTGDVAELVCSNSLKSDEPENAHGLLKAELRILGSVLLECAERARVPGGKALVVDRRLFSTEVQSELSRAGVSVERVEVSSLPVADSLYRPRFGLSDPHQPTVDLGTDVDRSSFIVHRSSGRADDVTVIATGPLTSSLMADALQALLGTEHLFFYDAIAPIVEADSLDRSRVFEGSRYGAGSDYLNCPMTEEDYDRFITALLEAELHPLHEFEENALGKQGTVPQSACVELGAGQSPFSETHEQGLGTKNKEPRTFFEGCLPVEEIARRGRLALAFGPMKPVGLVDPHTGMRPFAVVQLRRENAEGTMYNLVGFQTRLRQGEQERVFRTIPGLEHAAFLRFGSIHRNTFLDSPRLLLPTLQARARPELLIAGQLTGVEGYVESIGAGLVAGINAARLASGGEPQKLPREMMLGSLLACVSGGDLAKQAEVGTAPVSVSSALAVGQLRSVADVSPSFQPMNANFGLLPPLSAGTGHAHAPRLRGRDKRRAMAERALATAREFALTLVDKRG